From Medicago truncatula cultivar Jemalong A17 chromosome 7, MtrunA17r5.0-ANR, whole genome shotgun sequence, a single genomic window includes:
- the LOC11427597 gene encoding uncharacterized protein At2g33490 isoform X5, translating into MLGNVQLDLQKLVDGYRSHVALTITRPSESLLNELRTVEDMKRQCDEKREVYEYMIAQQKEKGKSKSGKGENITSQHLKAAHDEYEEEATLCAFRLKSLKQGQSRSLLTQAARHHAAQLNFFRKGLKSLEAVEPHVRMVAELQHIDYQFSGLEDDDGEGSFEYDGNEYEYEATEGGELSFNYRSNKDVPTSPNSAEQVEESDRSNIRASTTETAETSLDKSHVDFKVSNRDPPRVSSYSAPIFAEKKFDPAEKVRQLLSSSAAKPNAYVLPLPVNIKETKTAPRLSASASSHDLWHSSPLDEKKNGKDFADGKLSEPAIPRVSILKESNSDTSSAQLPRPSTEGQSLPQVDIFNASDHKKIKRHAFSGPLTNKPLSVKPVSGGFSRLPMPQPSSPKASPGASPPLVSSPRISELHELPRPPGNQTSKATKSSRVGHSAPLGLRNPEHPTTNKFPPVVSSSASPLPTPPITVSRSFSIPSSSQRAVVINVANKYLHTHQIPEKVEEAASPPLTPLSQRASALSDLASRSSEIQVDAGGN; encoded by the exons ATGCTTGGAAATGTGCAGCTTGACCTTCAGAAACTTGTTGATGGCTAC CGTTCTCATGTAGCACTGACCATAACCAGACCATCGGAGTCTCTTCTTAATGAACTAAGAACTGTTGAG GACATGAAGCGTCAGTGTGATGAAAAAAG AGAAGTTTATGAATACATGATTGCCCAACAGAAAGAAAAAGGGAAGTCAAAAAGTGGTAAGGGTGAAAATATAACTTCACAGCATTTGAAAGCTGCTCACGATGAATATGAAGAGGAAGCAACACTCTGTGCTTTTCGGTTAAAATCCCTGAAACAAGGCCAGTCACGTAGTCTCCTAACACAAGCCGCTCGCCACCATGCTGCTCAG TTGAATTTCTTCCGGAAGGGACTTAAATCACTGGAGGCCGTTGAGCCACATGTTAGGATGGTTGCCGAGTTGCAACATATTGATTACCAATTCAGTGGccttgaagatgatgatggtgaagGCAGTTTTGAATATGATGGGAATGAGTATGAGTACGAGGCCACCGAAGGCGGCGAGTTGAGTTTTAACTACAGATCAAACAAGGATGTCCCCACATCGCCAAACTCAGCAGAG CAGGTGGAAGAATCAGACCGTTCAAACATTCGAGCTTCAACCACTGAAACTGCAGAG ACAAGTTTAGACAAGAGCCATGTAGATTTTAAAGTATCAAATAGAGATCCACCAAGAGTCAGCAGCTATTCAGCTCCAATATTTGCAGAAAAGAAATTTGACCCAGCTGAAAAAGTAAGACAACTGTTGTCATCATCTGCAGCAAAGCCTAATGCTTATGTACTTCCTTTACCTGTCAAcatcaaagaaacaaaaactgCACCACGCTTAAGTGCAAGTGCATCTTCGCATGATTTGTGGCATTCATCTCCTTTGGATGAAAAAAAGAACGGGAAAGATTTTGCTGATGGTAAATTGTCAGAACCAGCCATCCCTAGAGTCTCTATTCTCAAAGAAAGCAACAGTGACACTTCATCAGCCCAGTTACCACGTCCGTCGACAGAGGGACAGTCACTTCCCCAAGTTGATATTTTTAACGCTTCTgatcataagaaaataaaaaggcatGCATTTTCAGGTCCATTGACTAATAAGCCATTGTCTGTAAAACCTGTCTCTGGGGGTTTTTCACGGTTGCCGATGCCCCAACCTTCCTCTCCAAAAGCATCTCCTGGTGCTTCTCCTCCCCTTGTTTCTTCACCTAGGATAAGTGAACTACATGAGCTTCCTAGGCCCCCTGGTAATCAAACCAGCAAGGCAACAAAATCTTCTCGAGTAGGTCACTCTGCTCCTTTAGGATTAAGGAATCCAGAGCATCCTACAACTAATAAATTTCCTCCGGTTGTATCAAGTTCAGCATCTCCACTTCCAACTCCACCCATTACCGTCTCTCGGAGTTTTTCCATACCCTCAAGTAGTCAGAGAGCTGTGGTAATAAATGTTGCTAATAAGTATTTGCATACTCACCAAATTCCAGAAAAGGTTGAAGAAGCTGCATCACCTCCACTAACACCTTTATCCCAGAGAGCATCAGCTCTATCTGATTTAGCTTCTCGCTCTAGTGAAATCCAAG TGGATGCAGGTGGGAACTAA
- the LOC11427597 gene encoding uncharacterized protein At2g33490 isoform X2 encodes MKSFNKLKRIALHKTVGKEKKEFLPSVKVDELALAAKYMQEMRDCYDSLLAAAAATENSAYEFSESLQEMGTCLLEKTALNDDEESGKVLGMLGNVQLDLQKLVDGYRSHVALTITRPSESLLNELRTVEDMKRQCDEKREVYEYMIAQQKEKGKSKSGKGENITSQHLKAAHDEYEEEATLCAFRLKSLKQGQSRSLLTQAARHHAAQLNFFRKGLKSLEAVEPHVRMVAELQHIDYQFSGLEDDDGEGSFEYDGNEYEYEATEGGELSFNYRSNKDVPTSPNSAEVEESDRSNIRASTTETAETSLDKSHVDFKVSNRDPPRVSSYSAPIFAEKKFDPAEKVRQLLSSSAAKPNAYVLPLPVNIKETKTAPRLSASASSHDLWHSSPLDEKKNGKDFADGKLSEPAIPRVSILKESNSDTSSAQLPRPSTEGQSLPQVDIFNASDHKKIKRHAFSGPLTNKPLSVKPVSGGFSRLPMPQPSSPKASPGASPPLVSSPRISELHELPRPPGNQTSKATKSSRVGHSAPLGLRNPEHPTTNKFPPVVSSSASPLPTPPITVSRSFSIPSSSQRAVVINVANKYLHTHQIPEKVEEAASPPLTPLSQRASALSDLASRSSEIQVDAGGN; translated from the exons ATGAAGTCCTTTAACAAATTGAAGAGAATTGCACTTCACAAAACCgttggaaaagaaaagaaggagTTTCTTCCTTCCGTTAAGGTCGATGAACTCGCTCTCGCTGCTAAG tatATGCAAGAGATGAGAGATTGTTATGATAGCTTGCTTGCTGCAGCTGCTGCTACTGAAAACAGCGCGTATG AATTTTCGGAGTCATTGCAAGAAATGGGTACTTGTCTATTGGAGAAAACTGCCTTAAATGATGATGAAGAGAGTG GTAAAGTTTTGGGGATGCTTGGAAATGTGCAGCTTGACCTTCAGAAACTTGTTGATGGCTAC CGTTCTCATGTAGCACTGACCATAACCAGACCATCGGAGTCTCTTCTTAATGAACTAAGAACTGTTGAG GACATGAAGCGTCAGTGTGATGAAAAAAG AGAAGTTTATGAATACATGATTGCCCAACAGAAAGAAAAAGGGAAGTCAAAAAGTGGTAAGGGTGAAAATATAACTTCACAGCATTTGAAAGCTGCTCACGATGAATATGAAGAGGAAGCAACACTCTGTGCTTTTCGGTTAAAATCCCTGAAACAAGGCCAGTCACGTAGTCTCCTAACACAAGCCGCTCGCCACCATGCTGCTCAG TTGAATTTCTTCCGGAAGGGACTTAAATCACTGGAGGCCGTTGAGCCACATGTTAGGATGGTTGCCGAGTTGCAACATATTGATTACCAATTCAGTGGccttgaagatgatgatggtgaagGCAGTTTTGAATATGATGGGAATGAGTATGAGTACGAGGCCACCGAAGGCGGCGAGTTGAGTTTTAACTACAGATCAAACAAGGATGTCCCCACATCGCCAAACTCAGCAGAG GTGGAAGAATCAGACCGTTCAAACATTCGAGCTTCAACCACTGAAACTGCAGAG ACAAGTTTAGACAAGAGCCATGTAGATTTTAAAGTATCAAATAGAGATCCACCAAGAGTCAGCAGCTATTCAGCTCCAATATTTGCAGAAAAGAAATTTGACCCAGCTGAAAAAGTAAGACAACTGTTGTCATCATCTGCAGCAAAGCCTAATGCTTATGTACTTCCTTTACCTGTCAAcatcaaagaaacaaaaactgCACCACGCTTAAGTGCAAGTGCATCTTCGCATGATTTGTGGCATTCATCTCCTTTGGATGAAAAAAAGAACGGGAAAGATTTTGCTGATGGTAAATTGTCAGAACCAGCCATCCCTAGAGTCTCTATTCTCAAAGAAAGCAACAGTGACACTTCATCAGCCCAGTTACCACGTCCGTCGACAGAGGGACAGTCACTTCCCCAAGTTGATATTTTTAACGCTTCTgatcataagaaaataaaaaggcatGCATTTTCAGGTCCATTGACTAATAAGCCATTGTCTGTAAAACCTGTCTCTGGGGGTTTTTCACGGTTGCCGATGCCCCAACCTTCCTCTCCAAAAGCATCTCCTGGTGCTTCTCCTCCCCTTGTTTCTTCACCTAGGATAAGTGAACTACATGAGCTTCCTAGGCCCCCTGGTAATCAAACCAGCAAGGCAACAAAATCTTCTCGAGTAGGTCACTCTGCTCCTTTAGGATTAAGGAATCCAGAGCATCCTACAACTAATAAATTTCCTCCGGTTGTATCAAGTTCAGCATCTCCACTTCCAACTCCACCCATTACCGTCTCTCGGAGTTTTTCCATACCCTCAAGTAGTCAGAGAGCTGTGGTAATAAATGTTGCTAATAAGTATTTGCATACTCACCAAATTCCAGAAAAGGTTGAAGAAGCTGCATCACCTCCACTAACACCTTTATCCCAGAGAGCATCAGCTCTATCTGATTTAGCTTCTCGCTCTAGTGAAATCCAAG TGGATGCAGGTGGGAACTAA
- the LOC11427597 gene encoding uncharacterized protein At2g33490 isoform X1, translating to MKSFNKLKRIALHKTVGKEKKEFLPSVKVDELALAAKYMQEMRDCYDSLLAAAAATENSAYEFSESLQEMGTCLLEKTALNDDEESGKVLGMLGNVQLDLQKLVDGYRSHVALTITRPSESLLNELRTVEDMKRQCDEKREVYEYMIAQQKEKGKSKSGKGENITSQHLKAAHDEYEEEATLCAFRLKSLKQGQSRSLLTQAARHHAAQLNFFRKGLKSLEAVEPHVRMVAELQHIDYQFSGLEDDDGEGSFEYDGNEYEYEATEGGELSFNYRSNKDVPTSPNSAEQVEESDRSNIRASTTETAETSLDKSHVDFKVSNRDPPRVSSYSAPIFAEKKFDPAEKVRQLLSSSAAKPNAYVLPLPVNIKETKTAPRLSASASSHDLWHSSPLDEKKNGKDFADGKLSEPAIPRVSILKESNSDTSSAQLPRPSTEGQSLPQVDIFNASDHKKIKRHAFSGPLTNKPLSVKPVSGGFSRLPMPQPSSPKASPGASPPLVSSPRISELHELPRPPGNQTSKATKSSRVGHSAPLGLRNPEHPTTNKFPPVVSSSASPLPTPPITVSRSFSIPSSSQRAVVINVANKYLHTHQIPEKVEEAASPPLTPLSQRASALSDLASRSSEIQVDAGGN from the exons ATGAAGTCCTTTAACAAATTGAAGAGAATTGCACTTCACAAAACCgttggaaaagaaaagaaggagTTTCTTCCTTCCGTTAAGGTCGATGAACTCGCTCTCGCTGCTAAG tatATGCAAGAGATGAGAGATTGTTATGATAGCTTGCTTGCTGCAGCTGCTGCTACTGAAAACAGCGCGTATG AATTTTCGGAGTCATTGCAAGAAATGGGTACTTGTCTATTGGAGAAAACTGCCTTAAATGATGATGAAGAGAGTG GTAAAGTTTTGGGGATGCTTGGAAATGTGCAGCTTGACCTTCAGAAACTTGTTGATGGCTAC CGTTCTCATGTAGCACTGACCATAACCAGACCATCGGAGTCTCTTCTTAATGAACTAAGAACTGTTGAG GACATGAAGCGTCAGTGTGATGAAAAAAG AGAAGTTTATGAATACATGATTGCCCAACAGAAAGAAAAAGGGAAGTCAAAAAGTGGTAAGGGTGAAAATATAACTTCACAGCATTTGAAAGCTGCTCACGATGAATATGAAGAGGAAGCAACACTCTGTGCTTTTCGGTTAAAATCCCTGAAACAAGGCCAGTCACGTAGTCTCCTAACACAAGCCGCTCGCCACCATGCTGCTCAG TTGAATTTCTTCCGGAAGGGACTTAAATCACTGGAGGCCGTTGAGCCACATGTTAGGATGGTTGCCGAGTTGCAACATATTGATTACCAATTCAGTGGccttgaagatgatgatggtgaagGCAGTTTTGAATATGATGGGAATGAGTATGAGTACGAGGCCACCGAAGGCGGCGAGTTGAGTTTTAACTACAGATCAAACAAGGATGTCCCCACATCGCCAAACTCAGCAGAG CAGGTGGAAGAATCAGACCGTTCAAACATTCGAGCTTCAACCACTGAAACTGCAGAG ACAAGTTTAGACAAGAGCCATGTAGATTTTAAAGTATCAAATAGAGATCCACCAAGAGTCAGCAGCTATTCAGCTCCAATATTTGCAGAAAAGAAATTTGACCCAGCTGAAAAAGTAAGACAACTGTTGTCATCATCTGCAGCAAAGCCTAATGCTTATGTACTTCCTTTACCTGTCAAcatcaaagaaacaaaaactgCACCACGCTTAAGTGCAAGTGCATCTTCGCATGATTTGTGGCATTCATCTCCTTTGGATGAAAAAAAGAACGGGAAAGATTTTGCTGATGGTAAATTGTCAGAACCAGCCATCCCTAGAGTCTCTATTCTCAAAGAAAGCAACAGTGACACTTCATCAGCCCAGTTACCACGTCCGTCGACAGAGGGACAGTCACTTCCCCAAGTTGATATTTTTAACGCTTCTgatcataagaaaataaaaaggcatGCATTTTCAGGTCCATTGACTAATAAGCCATTGTCTGTAAAACCTGTCTCTGGGGGTTTTTCACGGTTGCCGATGCCCCAACCTTCCTCTCCAAAAGCATCTCCTGGTGCTTCTCCTCCCCTTGTTTCTTCACCTAGGATAAGTGAACTACATGAGCTTCCTAGGCCCCCTGGTAATCAAACCAGCAAGGCAACAAAATCTTCTCGAGTAGGTCACTCTGCTCCTTTAGGATTAAGGAATCCAGAGCATCCTACAACTAATAAATTTCCTCCGGTTGTATCAAGTTCAGCATCTCCACTTCCAACTCCACCCATTACCGTCTCTCGGAGTTTTTCCATACCCTCAAGTAGTCAGAGAGCTGTGGTAATAAATGTTGCTAATAAGTATTTGCATACTCACCAAATTCCAGAAAAGGTTGAAGAAGCTGCATCACCTCCACTAACACCTTTATCCCAGAGAGCATCAGCTCTATCTGATTTAGCTTCTCGCTCTAGTGAAATCCAAG TGGATGCAGGTGGGAACTAA
- the LOC11427597 gene encoding uncharacterized protein At2g33490 isoform X4, which translates to MGTCLLEKTALNDDEESGKVLGMLGNVQLDLQKLVDGYRSHVALTITRPSESLLNELRTVEDMKRQCDEKREVYEYMIAQQKEKGKSKSGKGENITSQHLKAAHDEYEEEATLCAFRLKSLKQGQSRSLLTQAARHHAAQLNFFRKGLKSLEAVEPHVRMVAELQHIDYQFSGLEDDDGEGSFEYDGNEYEYEATEGGELSFNYRSNKDVPTSPNSAEQVEESDRSNIRASTTETAETSLDKSHVDFKVSNRDPPRVSSYSAPIFAEKKFDPAEKVRQLLSSSAAKPNAYVLPLPVNIKETKTAPRLSASASSHDLWHSSPLDEKKNGKDFADGKLSEPAIPRVSILKESNSDTSSAQLPRPSTEGQSLPQVDIFNASDHKKIKRHAFSGPLTNKPLSVKPVSGGFSRLPMPQPSSPKASPGASPPLVSSPRISELHELPRPPGNQTSKATKSSRVGHSAPLGLRNPEHPTTNKFPPVVSSSASPLPTPPITVSRSFSIPSSSQRAVVINVANKYLHTHQIPEKVEEAASPPLTPLSQRASALSDLASRSSEIQVDAGGN; encoded by the exons ATGGGTACTTGTCTATTGGAGAAAACTGCCTTAAATGATGATGAAGAGAGTG GTAAAGTTTTGGGGATGCTTGGAAATGTGCAGCTTGACCTTCAGAAACTTGTTGATGGCTAC CGTTCTCATGTAGCACTGACCATAACCAGACCATCGGAGTCTCTTCTTAATGAACTAAGAACTGTTGAG GACATGAAGCGTCAGTGTGATGAAAAAAG AGAAGTTTATGAATACATGATTGCCCAACAGAAAGAAAAAGGGAAGTCAAAAAGTGGTAAGGGTGAAAATATAACTTCACAGCATTTGAAAGCTGCTCACGATGAATATGAAGAGGAAGCAACACTCTGTGCTTTTCGGTTAAAATCCCTGAAACAAGGCCAGTCACGTAGTCTCCTAACACAAGCCGCTCGCCACCATGCTGCTCAG TTGAATTTCTTCCGGAAGGGACTTAAATCACTGGAGGCCGTTGAGCCACATGTTAGGATGGTTGCCGAGTTGCAACATATTGATTACCAATTCAGTGGccttgaagatgatgatggtgaagGCAGTTTTGAATATGATGGGAATGAGTATGAGTACGAGGCCACCGAAGGCGGCGAGTTGAGTTTTAACTACAGATCAAACAAGGATGTCCCCACATCGCCAAACTCAGCAGAG CAGGTGGAAGAATCAGACCGTTCAAACATTCGAGCTTCAACCACTGAAACTGCAGAG ACAAGTTTAGACAAGAGCCATGTAGATTTTAAAGTATCAAATAGAGATCCACCAAGAGTCAGCAGCTATTCAGCTCCAATATTTGCAGAAAAGAAATTTGACCCAGCTGAAAAAGTAAGACAACTGTTGTCATCATCTGCAGCAAAGCCTAATGCTTATGTACTTCCTTTACCTGTCAAcatcaaagaaacaaaaactgCACCACGCTTAAGTGCAAGTGCATCTTCGCATGATTTGTGGCATTCATCTCCTTTGGATGAAAAAAAGAACGGGAAAGATTTTGCTGATGGTAAATTGTCAGAACCAGCCATCCCTAGAGTCTCTATTCTCAAAGAAAGCAACAGTGACACTTCATCAGCCCAGTTACCACGTCCGTCGACAGAGGGACAGTCACTTCCCCAAGTTGATATTTTTAACGCTTCTgatcataagaaaataaaaaggcatGCATTTTCAGGTCCATTGACTAATAAGCCATTGTCTGTAAAACCTGTCTCTGGGGGTTTTTCACGGTTGCCGATGCCCCAACCTTCCTCTCCAAAAGCATCTCCTGGTGCTTCTCCTCCCCTTGTTTCTTCACCTAGGATAAGTGAACTACATGAGCTTCCTAGGCCCCCTGGTAATCAAACCAGCAAGGCAACAAAATCTTCTCGAGTAGGTCACTCTGCTCCTTTAGGATTAAGGAATCCAGAGCATCCTACAACTAATAAATTTCCTCCGGTTGTATCAAGTTCAGCATCTCCACTTCCAACTCCACCCATTACCGTCTCTCGGAGTTTTTCCATACCCTCAAGTAGTCAGAGAGCTGTGGTAATAAATGTTGCTAATAAGTATTTGCATACTCACCAAATTCCAGAAAAGGTTGAAGAAGCTGCATCACCTCCACTAACACCTTTATCCCAGAGAGCATCAGCTCTATCTGATTTAGCTTCTCGCTCTAGTGAAATCCAAG TGGATGCAGGTGGGAACTAA
- the LOC11427597 gene encoding uncharacterized protein At2g33490 isoform X3, translating into MKSFNKLKRIALHKTVGKEKKEFLPSVKVDELALAAKYMQEMRDCYDSLLAAAAATENSAYEFSESLQEMGTCLLEKTALNDDEESGKVLGMLGNVQLDLQKLVDGYRSHVALTITRPSESLLNELRTVEDMKRQCDEKREVYEYMIAQQKEKGKSKSGKGENITSQHLKAAHDEYEEEATLCAFRLKSLKQGQSRSLLTQAARHHAAQLNFFRKGLKSLEAVEPHVRMVAELQHIDYQFSGLEDDDGEGSFEYDGNEYEYEATEGGELSFNYRSNKDVPTSPNSAEQVEESDRSNIRASTTETAETSLDKSHVDFKVSNRDPPRVSSYSAPIFAEKKFDPAEKVRQLLSSSAAKPNAYVLPLPVNIKETKTAPRLSASASSHDLWHSSPLDEKKNGKDFADGKLSEPAIPRVSILKESNSDTSSAQLPRPSTEGQSLPQVDIFNASDHKKIKRHAFSGPLTNKPLSVKPVSGGFSRLPMPQPSSPKASPGASPPLVSSPRISELHELPRPPGNQTSKATKSSRVGHSAPLGLRNPEHPTTNKFPPVVSSSASPLPTPPITVSRSFSIPSSSQRAVVINVANKYLHTHQIPEKVEEAASPPLTPLSQRASALSDLASRSSEIQGGN; encoded by the exons ATGAAGTCCTTTAACAAATTGAAGAGAATTGCACTTCACAAAACCgttggaaaagaaaagaaggagTTTCTTCCTTCCGTTAAGGTCGATGAACTCGCTCTCGCTGCTAAG tatATGCAAGAGATGAGAGATTGTTATGATAGCTTGCTTGCTGCAGCTGCTGCTACTGAAAACAGCGCGTATG AATTTTCGGAGTCATTGCAAGAAATGGGTACTTGTCTATTGGAGAAAACTGCCTTAAATGATGATGAAGAGAGTG GTAAAGTTTTGGGGATGCTTGGAAATGTGCAGCTTGACCTTCAGAAACTTGTTGATGGCTAC CGTTCTCATGTAGCACTGACCATAACCAGACCATCGGAGTCTCTTCTTAATGAACTAAGAACTGTTGAG GACATGAAGCGTCAGTGTGATGAAAAAAG AGAAGTTTATGAATACATGATTGCCCAACAGAAAGAAAAAGGGAAGTCAAAAAGTGGTAAGGGTGAAAATATAACTTCACAGCATTTGAAAGCTGCTCACGATGAATATGAAGAGGAAGCAACACTCTGTGCTTTTCGGTTAAAATCCCTGAAACAAGGCCAGTCACGTAGTCTCCTAACACAAGCCGCTCGCCACCATGCTGCTCAG TTGAATTTCTTCCGGAAGGGACTTAAATCACTGGAGGCCGTTGAGCCACATGTTAGGATGGTTGCCGAGTTGCAACATATTGATTACCAATTCAGTGGccttgaagatgatgatggtgaagGCAGTTTTGAATATGATGGGAATGAGTATGAGTACGAGGCCACCGAAGGCGGCGAGTTGAGTTTTAACTACAGATCAAACAAGGATGTCCCCACATCGCCAAACTCAGCAGAG CAGGTGGAAGAATCAGACCGTTCAAACATTCGAGCTTCAACCACTGAAACTGCAGAG ACAAGTTTAGACAAGAGCCATGTAGATTTTAAAGTATCAAATAGAGATCCACCAAGAGTCAGCAGCTATTCAGCTCCAATATTTGCAGAAAAGAAATTTGACCCAGCTGAAAAAGTAAGACAACTGTTGTCATCATCTGCAGCAAAGCCTAATGCTTATGTACTTCCTTTACCTGTCAAcatcaaagaaacaaaaactgCACCACGCTTAAGTGCAAGTGCATCTTCGCATGATTTGTGGCATTCATCTCCTTTGGATGAAAAAAAGAACGGGAAAGATTTTGCTGATGGTAAATTGTCAGAACCAGCCATCCCTAGAGTCTCTATTCTCAAAGAAAGCAACAGTGACACTTCATCAGCCCAGTTACCACGTCCGTCGACAGAGGGACAGTCACTTCCCCAAGTTGATATTTTTAACGCTTCTgatcataagaaaataaaaaggcatGCATTTTCAGGTCCATTGACTAATAAGCCATTGTCTGTAAAACCTGTCTCTGGGGGTTTTTCACGGTTGCCGATGCCCCAACCTTCCTCTCCAAAAGCATCTCCTGGTGCTTCTCCTCCCCTTGTTTCTTCACCTAGGATAAGTGAACTACATGAGCTTCCTAGGCCCCCTGGTAATCAAACCAGCAAGGCAACAAAATCTTCTCGAGTAGGTCACTCTGCTCCTTTAGGATTAAGGAATCCAGAGCATCCTACAACTAATAAATTTCCTCCGGTTGTATCAAGTTCAGCATCTCCACTTCCAACTCCACCCATTACCGTCTCTCGGAGTTTTTCCATACCCTCAAGTAGTCAGAGAGCTGTGGTAATAAATGTTGCTAATAAGTATTTGCATACTCACCAAATTCCAGAAAAGGTTGAAGAAGCTGCATCACCTCCACTAACACCTTTATCCCAGAGAGCATCAGCTCTATCTGATTTAGCTTCTCGCTCTAGTGAAATCCAAG GTGGGAACTAA